In Vanrija pseudolonga chromosome 4, complete sequence, a single window of DNA contains:
- the exo5 gene encoding putative exonuclease V, mitochondrial translates to MDPHPGDTVAATNSDDDYGSEVAYDSDLEETLRTVEQGGESRHASLSGGVQDIEDVVGLSPMDEFRKRGVLSVSDLVGTVWCEVQYDYRLRTLPFLPPAARPERITTSKGAEIKVDKVKVEGKERILKRGEKIHKRLEREIHPAEVTIACESREDAWGLRLLNMVVSLETLISLGKCREIPVVGIVRGVPIMGIIDEITRVSVEDTPPKRRATRDASRQASLDAFLNISAPRPRTHRLMVSDSKTRASGTLPRESDTLSGRLQVMLYKELFDALLRPKPLVPEVQAAGHGSPLPTDNPSGFDVVLAHLGVDMETAFTDVFLQQIRPVIISNGLRFDIGNAVNLADMVAVWGRYVELLGLGSDAKQGDGATDDTMELVYRRAGPVKPKDGAKRKKRRTRRKAEASEDDRDVATGDTALKLEAALAEEEDADLQLAIALSLQVSGAGTSSEPANVIQFELPPVTPPSSTLSQTNDTLPPSTVQPSTPAAFHNVHTTTASQLQSTLTHANLLTATDIASSGDPSPQTPPRQGLRRSMSHGPDQRASGESDAEREEDELAWAVELSLGATQSPEAHTSAEVPLRASQEVSRAPSNPKITTETEASSGSTSGSIIGRTRFGHNRRLLASHLDSVLDYWKGTRAPRGVAPSEASRCAWCEFEDGCEWRAQKANEAWQRYIERAL, encoded by the exons ATGGATCCACATCCAGGCGACACGGTGGCAGCCACAAACAGCGATGACGACTACGGCTCCGAGGTAGCGTACGATTCGGACCTCGAGGAGACTCTCCGCACGgtcgagcagggcggcgagtcgcgACACGCGTCCTTGTccggcggcgtgcaggaCATTGAGGATGTCGTCGGCCTGTCGCCTATGGACGAGTTTCGGAAGCGCGGGGTCCTCTCCGTATCTGATCTCGTTGGTACTGTGTGGTGTGAGGTGCAATACGACTA CCGCCTCCGTACCCTCCCTTTCCTACCCCCTGCCGCGCGCCCAGAGCGCATCACGACGTCCAAAGGCGCCGAAATCAAAGTCGACAAAGTGAAGGTGGAGGGGAAGGAGCGAATCCTCAAGCGTGGAGAA AAAATCCACAAGAGGCTTGAGCGCGAGATTCACCCGGCCGAGGTCACGATAGCATGCGAGTCGCGCGAAGATGCTTGGGGACTGAG GCTCCTCAACATGGTCGTCTCACTCGAAACGCTCATCTCGCTGGGCAAGTGCCGCGAAATTCCTGTCGTGGGCATagtgcgcggcgtgccgatAATGGGCATCATT GATGAGATAACCCGCGTGTCAGTCGAGGACACTCCGCCCAAGCGCCGCGCAActcgcgacgcgtcgcgccagGCGTCCCTCGATGCCTTTTTAAACATCTCCGCTCCACGACCACGAACCCACCGACTCATGGTCAGCGACTCCAAGACGCGTGCGAGTGGTACTCTACCGCGCGAATCAGACACACTTTCGGGCAGACTGCAAGTCATGCTCTACAAAGAGCTGTTCGACGCGCTTCTGCGGCCAAAACCTCTCGTCCCCGAAGTCCAGGCGGCAGGGCATGGGTCACCCCTGCCAACCGACAATCCGTCTGGCTTtgacgtcgtgctcgctcACCTCGGTGTTGATATGGAAACGGCATTTACCGATGTCTTCCTGCAGCAAATCCGACCGGTCATTATCTCCAACGGGCTGCGTTTTGATATCGGCAACGCTGTCAATCTCGCCGACATGGTAGCCGTATGGGGCCGTtacgtcgagctcctcggtctcggATCCGACGCGAAGCAGGGCGATggcgccaccgacgacaccaTGGAGCTGGTATACCGCCGTGCCGGTCCAGTCAAGCCCAAAGATGGGGCGAAGCGTAAAAAACGCCGAACCAGGAGAAAGGCGGAGGCGAGCGAAGACGACAGAGATGTTGCAACTGGCGACACTGCACTGAAATTGGAAGCCGCCTtggccgaggaagaagatGCCGACCTCCAGCTGGCAATTGCTCTAAGCCTCCAAGTCTCTGGCGCAGGCACATCTTCTGAACCAGCGAACGTCATTCAGTTCGAACTACCCCCAGTGACCCCTCCCTCGTCGACACTATCCCAGACCAATGACACACTACCTCCTAGCACGGTTCAACCGTCGACGCCAGCCGCGTTTCACAACGTGCATACGACGACAGCGTCGCAATTGCAATCGACTCTGACCCACGCGAACCTCTTGACAGCTACCGATATCGCGTCCTCTGGAGACCCTAGTCCCCAAACGCCACCGCGCCAAGGTCTGCGAAGGAGCATGTCCCACGGGCCTGATCAACGTGCTTCAGGGGAaagcgacgccgagcgagaggaagacgagctAGCGTGGGCTGTTGAACTTAGTCTCGGTGCCACTCAGTCACCGGAAGCACACACTAGTGCCGAGGTGCCACTGCGTGCATCCCAAGAGGTTTCGCGCGCCCCCTCAAACCCAAAGATCACCACGGAAACCGAGGCGTCCAGCGGATCGACGTCCGGGTCCATCATCGGGCGCACCAGGTTCGGCCACAACCGACGGCTCCTGGCATCCCATCTGGACAGTGTGCTCGACTACTGGAAAGGGACTCGGGCGCCTCGGGGAGTGGCACCCAGCGAAGCGAGTCGCTGCGCCTGGTGCGAGTTTGAAGATGGTTGCGAGTGGAG GGCACAAAAGGCGAATGAGGCATGGCAGCGGTACATTGAACGTGCGCTGTGA
- the aac_1 gene encoding ADP,ATP carrier protein, with translation MSQPKQKDFKAFATDFLMGGVSAAVAKTAAAPIERVKLLVQNQDEMIKQGRLSKPYKGIVDCFQRTYAEEGLVSLWRGNTANVIRYFPTQALNFAFKDYFKSLFGFRKQDGYWKWFAGNIASGGAAGASSLLFVYSLDYARTRLANDNKSAGKGGQRQFNGLIDVYRKTLATDGIAGLYRGFVPSVVGIIVYRGLYFGLYDSIKPVVLVGPLEGNFLASFLLGWTVTTSAGLASYPLDTIRRRMMMTSGAKVHYKSMFDAGAQIIKAEGVKSLFKGAGANILRGVAGAGVLSMYDKLQELVFGKVYSGDAHPVRVVQSASFWGCLMMSFMHVVLWRFGGAVCARECSLRSTQLSHVNLEFLE, from the exons ATGTCCCAGCCTAAGCAGAAGGACTTCAAGGCTTTCGCCACCGACTTCCTCATGGGTGGTGTCTCGGCCGCTGTCGCCAagaccgccgctgcccccatTGAGCGTGTCAAGCTCCTTGTCCAGAACCAGGACGAGAT GATCAAGCAGGGCCGTCTCTCTAAGCCTTACAAGGGCATCGTCGACTGCTTCCAGCGCACCTACGCTGAGGAGGGTCTCGTTTCGCTCTGGCGCGGCAACACTGCCAACGTCATCCGTTACTTCCCCACCCAGGCGCTCAACTTCGCCTTCAAGGACTACTTCAAGTCCCTCTTCGGCTTCCGCAAGCAGGACGGCTACTGGAAGTGGTTCGCTGGTAACATCGCCTCGGGTGGTGCTGCCGGTGCCTCGTCG CTCCTCTTCGTCTACTCGCTCGACTACGCCCGTACCCGTCTTGCCAACGACAACAAGTCGGCCGGCAAGGGTGGCCAGCGCCAGTTCAACGGTCTGATCGACGTCTACCGCAAGACCCTTGCCACTGACGGTATCGCCGGTCTCTACCGTGGCTTCGTCCCGTCGGTTGTTGGTATCATTGTCTACCGTGGTCTCTACTTCGGTCTCTACGACTCGATCAAGCCCGTTGTCCTCGTTGGCCCTCTTGAGGGTAACTTCCTTGCTTCGTTCCTCCTCGGCTGGACCgtcaccacctcggccggTCTTGCTTCGTACCCCCTCGACACCATCCGTCGTCGTATGATGATGACCTCGGGTGCCAAGGTCCACTACAAG TCGATGTTCGACGCCGGTGCCCAGATCATCAAGGCTGAGGGCGTCAAGTCTCTGTTCAAGGGCGCTGGCGCTAACATCCTCC GTGGTGTCGCCGGTGCTGGTGTGCTCTCCATGTACGAC AAGCTCCAGGAGCTCGTCTTCGGCAAGGTCTACTCGGGAG ATGCGCACCCTGTGCGTGTCGTTCAAAGTGCCTCGTTCTGGGGCTGTTTGATGATGAGCTTTATGCACGTAGTATTGTGGCGTTTCGGTGGTGCCGTCTGTGCCAGAGAGTGCAGCTTGAGGAGCACGCAACTGTCACATGTGAATCTGGAGTTTCTGGAGTAG
- the aac_1 gene encoding ADP,ATP carrier protein translates to MSQPKQKDFKAFATDFLMGGVSAAVAKTAAAPIERVKLLVQNQDEMIKQGRLSKPYKGIVDCFQRTYAEEGLVSLWRGNTANVIRYFPTQALNFAFKDYFKSLFGFRKQDGYWKWFAGNIASGGAAGASSLLFVYSLDYARTRLANDNKSAGKGGQRQFNGLIDVYRKTLATDGIAGLYRGFVPSVVGIIVYRGLYFGLYDSIKPVVLVGPLEGNFLASFLLGWTVTTSAGLASYPLDTIRRRMMMTSGAKVHYKSMFDAGAQIIKAEGVKSLFKGAGANILRGVAGAGVLSMYDKLQELVFGKVYSGGSG, encoded by the exons ATGTCCCAGCCTAAGCAGAAGGACTTCAAGGCTTTCGCCACCGACTTCCTCATGGGTGGTGTCTCGGCCGCTGTCGCCAagaccgccgctgcccccatTGAGCGTGTCAAGCTCCTTGTCCAGAACCAGGACGAGAT GATCAAGCAGGGCCGTCTCTCTAAGCCTTACAAGGGCATCGTCGACTGCTTCCAGCGCACCTACGCTGAGGAGGGTCTCGTTTCGCTCTGGCGCGGCAACACTGCCAACGTCATCCGTTACTTCCCCACCCAGGCGCTCAACTTCGCCTTCAAGGACTACTTCAAGTCCCTCTTCGGCTTCCGCAAGCAGGACGGCTACTGGAAGTGGTTCGCTGGTAACATCGCCTCGGGTGGTGCTGCCGGTGCCTCGTCG CTCCTCTTCGTCTACTCGCTCGACTACGCCCGTACCCGTCTTGCCAACGACAACAAGTCGGCCGGCAAGGGTGGCCAGCGCCAGTTCAACGGTCTGATCGACGTCTACCGCAAGACCCTTGCCACTGACGGTATCGCCGGTCTCTACCGTGGCTTCGTCCCGTCGGTTGTTGGTATCATTGTCTACCGTGGTCTCTACTTCGGTCTCTACGACTCGATCAAGCCCGTTGTCCTCGTTGGCCCTCTTGAGGGTAACTTCCTTGCTTCGTTCCTCCTCGGCTGGACCgtcaccacctcggccggTCTTGCTTCGTACCCCCTCGACACCATCCGTCGTCGTATGATGATGACCTCGGGTGCCAAGGTCCACTACAAG TCGATGTTCGACGCCGGTGCCCAGATCATCAAGGCTGAGGGCGTCAAGTCTCTGTTCAAGGGCGCTGGCGCTAACATCCTCC GTGGTGTCGCCGGTGCTGGTGTGCTCTCCATGTACGAC AAGCTCCAGGAGCTCGTCTTCGGCAAGGTCTACTCGGGAG GCTCCGGATAA
- the nudC gene encoding Nuclear movement protein nudC, which produces MSAKDYDSLTEEERNVQDAKDRERERQEQAALPYSWSQDLQTVTVNVPLPKGIKSKDLIVVMDRRKLKVGGVQVKGAPEPIMEGELFEDIAKDDSSWTIDSGVLTFELEKFSAHINSHRWWPHVLTKDPKIDTTKIQPENTKLSDLDGETRAMVEKMMHDNKQKQLGEPTSDELKKLEMIEKFKRQHPEMDFSNAKIE; this is translated from the exons ATGTCAGCCAAGGACTATGACAGCttgaccgaggaggagaggaaTGTTCAGGACGCAAaggaccgcgagcgcgagaggcAGGAGCAGGCCG CGCTTCCTTACTCGTGGTCGCAGGACCTCCAGACCGTGACGGTCAACGTTCCCCTGCCCAAGGGGATCAAGAGCAAGGACCTCATCGTTGTCATGGACAGGAGAAAGCTCAAGGTAGGGGGC GTCCAGGTCAAGGGggcgcccgagccgatcATGGAGGGCGAGCTGTTCGAGGACATTGCAAAGGACGACTCGTCGTGGACCATTG ACTCTGGTGTGCTCACGTTTGAGCTGGAAAAGTTCTC cgcccaCATCAACTCGCACCGGTGGTGGCCTCACGTCCTCACCAAGGACCCCAAGATTGACACGACCAAGATCCAGCCTGAGAACACCAAGCTCTCGGACCTCGATGGTGAAACCCGCGCCATGGTCGAGAAGATGATG CACGACAATAAGCAgaagcagctcggcgagcccacgtccgacgagctcaagaagctcgagaTGATTGAAAAGTTCAAGCGGCAGCACCCAGAAATGGACTTTAGCAAC GCTAAGATTGAGTAG